The following proteins are co-located in the Callospermophilus lateralis isolate mCalLat2 chromosome 8, mCalLat2.hap1, whole genome shotgun sequence genome:
- the LOC143642066 gene encoding sperm motility kinase 2B-like, producing MLNSSRRPGLGSSRGKSHDRVVYWRGTAPRLVQLLLSQQAEVGFLNTREHQGSTDPPCSDQEGGQDPEARVGDATVGHPPGLAALVGVGWRMSRESSERSAVQRVWRDLAASSSLEEALTGRYEPLGVVGQGSFAKVFLARHILTGTKVAVKVLQKGVGATLSWVLSELDIMKDLEHPHVVQLLEIVETPSTAYVVMEHMAGGQLGQHIPEVVGLWEDEARMLFRQVASAVGYCHAQGIAHRDVKADNVLLDAAGRAKLCDFGLACRFRAGEKLGLLCGTVAYWAPELHRQEPYDGPAVDVWSLGVLLFLMLTGCIPFTGASYAQAKEQVLQARYHLPFHLSLEAQSLVSWMLTLEPAHRPTLQQILGHPWLSQDGDRCPSPPAELLPKRPDTSILLAMLDLGYGLQETWVSVATRQFNEAMATYLLLGHQKTQGAGCQVRLQIPGWPQVGPCPSQSIFSSLTLGPRWGVSRPAIRSWPLSACEQQQQQQQQPEELKPSGQVGSRRASLPAIMLCSLSASIPAPGPTAPLPGSSQALAQDPSSYSTKQPPTGTRTPGLTRDTTRGWRGVVRRMATCLARLCCCLKTPRTSSGRSNRVAPAAGGPAPPPAPRDPPEPAPTRDRWSEKCNLPWPPPLGTLRQEDT from the exons CTTGGTCCAGCTCCTCCTTTCTCAGCAAGCAGAGGTCGGATTCCTGAACACACGGGAGCACCAAGGTTCCACAGACCCTCCTTGTTCTGACCAGGAAGGTGGCCAAGACCCGGAGGCCCGAGTGGGAGATGCCACCGTGGGCCACCCCCCGGGT CTAGCGGCCTTAGTGGGCGTGGGGTGGAGGATGTCTAGAGAGAGCAGTGAGCGTAGTGCGGTGCAGAGGGTGTGGCGGGACCTCGCGGCCAGCTCCTCCTTGGAGGAAGCCCTGACAGGCCGCTATGAGCCCCTGGGGGTCGTCGGGCAGGGCAGCTTTGCCAAGGTCTTCCTGGCCCGACACATCCTGACGGGGACGAAGGTGGCCGTGAAAGTCCTGCAGAAGGGGGTGGGGGCCACCTTGTCCTGGGTCTTGTCGGAGCTGGACATCATGAAGGACTTGGAGCACCCGCATGTGGTGCAGCTGCTGGAGATCGTGGAGACCCCCAGCACTGCCTACGTGGTGATGGAGCACATGGCTGGGGGCCAGCTGGGCCAGCACATCCCGGAGGTTGTGGGCCTGTGGGAGGACGAGGCCCGCATGCTCTTCCGGCAGGTGGCCAGCGCCGTGGGTTACTGCCACGCGCAGGGCATCGCGCACCGGGACGTGAAGGCGGACAACGTGCTGCTGGATGCCGCGGGCCGCGCCAAGCTGTGCGACTTCGGCCTGGCCTGCAGGTTCAGAGCTGGAGAGAAGCTGGGCCTGCTCTGCGGCACCGTGGCCTACTGGGCCCCGGAGCTGCACCGGCAAGAGCCCTACGATGGTCCAGCGGTGGACGTCTGGAGCCTGGGTGTCCTCCTGTTCCTCATGCTCACGGGCTGCATCCCGTTCACCGGGGCCAGTTATGCGCAGGCCAAGGAGCAGGTGCTGCAGGCCAGGTACCACCTCCCGTTCCACCTGTCCCTCGAGGCGCAAAGCCTGGTGTCCTGGATGCTGACCCTGGAGCCGGCACACAGGCCCACGCTCCAGCAGATCCTGGGGCACCCGTGGCTGAGCCAGGATGGGGATCGCTGCCCGAGTCCTCCCGCTGAGCTGCTCCCCAAGCGCCCGGACACCTCCATCCTGCTGGCCATGCTGGACCTGGGCTACGGGCTGCAGGAGACCTGGGTGTCAGTGGCCACACGCCAGTTCAACGAGGCCATGGCCACCTACCTCCTGCTGGGCCACCAGAAAACCCAGGGGGCGGGTTGCCAGGTGCGGCTGCAGATACCTGGGTGGCCACAGGTGGGGCCTTGCCCGTCCCAGTCCATCTTCTCCAGCTtgactctgggcccaaggtggggCGTCAGCAGGCCAGCCATTCGCTCCTGGCCCCTCTCGGCCtgtgagcagcagcagcagcagcagcagcagcctgaGGAGCTCAAGCCTTCAGGGCAGGTGGGCAGCAGGAGAGCCAGCCTGCCAGCCATCATGCTGTGCAGCCTGTCGGCCAGCATCCCTGCTCCAGGCCCCACCGCCCCTCTGCCCGGGTCCTCCCAGGCCCTGGCACAGGATCCAAGCTCCTACTCCACCAAGCAACCCCCGACTGGAACCAGGACCCCTGGCCTGACCCGTGACACCACCAGGGGATGGAGGGGAGTGGTCCGGAGGATGGCCACCTGTCTGGCGAGGCTGTGCTGCTGCTTGAAGACCCCCAGAACCAGCTCCGGACGCTCCAACAGAGTGGCTCCTGCAGCTGGAGGACCCGCGCCACCACCAGCACCGAGGGACCCCCCGGAACCTGCCCCCACCAGAG ACAGGTGGAGCGAGAAGTGCAACCTGCCCTGGCCGCCGCCTCTCGGAACCCTCAGGCAGGAGGACACCTGA